One genomic window of Streptomyces sp. NBC_01498 includes the following:
- the pyrE gene encoding orotate phosphoribosyltransferase, with protein MTDVRAELLQQIKDKAVVHGKVTLSSGIEADWYIDLRRITLDGKAAPLVGRVMLDTAAAAGLDYDCVGGLTLGADPVATSMLHASAARGGSLDAFVVRKQGKAHGMQRRIEGTDVKGRRCLVVEDVSTTGGSPLTAVEAVREAGGEVVAVAVIVDRGAASAVEAAGLRYVGAYTLGDLGLA; from the coding sequence ATGACTGACGTACGCGCTGAGCTGCTCCAGCAGATCAAGGACAAGGCCGTCGTGCACGGCAAAGTGACCCTCTCGTCGGGCATCGAGGCCGACTGGTACATCGATCTGCGCCGCATCACGCTCGACGGGAAGGCCGCGCCGCTCGTCGGCCGGGTCATGCTCGACACCGCCGCCGCGGCCGGTCTCGACTACGACTGCGTGGGCGGCCTGACGCTGGGCGCGGACCCGGTGGCGACGTCGATGCTGCACGCGTCGGCTGCACGGGGCGGATCGCTGGACGCGTTCGTCGTACGCAAGCAGGGCAAGGCCCACGGGATGCAGCGGCGTATCGAGGGCACCGACGTCAAGGGCCGCCGCTGTCTGGTCGTGGAGGACGTGTCGACGACCGGCGGGTCCCCGCTGACGGCCGTCGAGGCGGTGCGTGAGGCGGGCGGTGAGGTCGTCGCCGTCGCGGTGATCGTGGACCGGGGGGCGGCCTCGGCCGTCGAGGCCGCGGGGCTTCGTTACGTCGGCGCGTACACGCTGGGCGACCTCGGCCTGGCCTGA
- a CDS encoding aldose epimerase family protein, with product MSTDTDQKREIRLAAGDAELTIHPAVGCRIAGLRVGGTELLRQGDRYGCFPMVPWCGRVDRGRFRNGDTAHQLPLNSPPHAIHGTGRDVAWRTARKGESEAAFTYELADPWPYTGRVTQLFELTADSLTLSLGVETYDDSFPAQAGWHPWFLRHLDGSTADADAVRLDFSPQWQEERGADHLPTGRRIDPKPGPWDDCFGMPDGVEATLTWPGRLELKVTSTAEWAVVYDEQAEAVCVEPQTGPPNGLNTEPRLVTPIDPLEIRTTWSWRHL from the coding sequence GTGAGTACGGACACGGACCAGAAGCGCGAGATCCGACTGGCGGCCGGCGACGCCGAGTTGACCATCCATCCGGCGGTCGGCTGCCGGATCGCCGGCCTGCGCGTCGGCGGTACCGAACTGCTGCGGCAGGGCGACCGTTACGGCTGCTTCCCGATGGTGCCCTGGTGCGGGCGCGTAGACCGGGGGCGGTTCCGCAACGGCGACACGGCCCATCAACTGCCGCTCAACTCCCCGCCGCACGCCATCCACGGCACCGGCCGCGACGTCGCGTGGCGCACGGCCCGCAAGGGCGAGAGCGAGGCGGCGTTCACGTACGAGCTGGCCGACCCGTGGCCGTACACCGGCCGCGTCACGCAGCTCTTCGAGCTCACCGCCGACTCGCTGACGCTGTCGCTCGGCGTCGAGACGTACGACGACTCCTTTCCCGCGCAGGCGGGCTGGCACCCGTGGTTCCTGCGCCATCTCGACGGCTCCACGGCCGACGCGGACGCCGTACGGCTCGACTTCTCCCCGCAGTGGCAGGAGGAGCGCGGCGCCGACCATCTGCCCACCGGCCGCCGGATCGACCCGAAGCCCGGCCCGTGGGACGACTGCTTCGGCATGCCCGACGGCGTCGAGGCGACCCTGACCTGGCCGGGGCGGCTGGAACTGAAGGTGACCAGCACCGCCGAGTGGGCCGTCGTCTACGACGAACAGGCCGAAGCTGTCTGCGTGGAGCCGCAGACCGGCCCGCCGAACGGGCTCAACACCGAACCCCGGCTGGTCACCCCCATCGACCCGCTGGAGATCCGTACGACCTGGAGCTGGCGCCACCTCTGA
- a CDS encoding SRPBCC domain-containing protein, with the protein MEHEVFIPVPAETLREALRDHARVARCVPGLQQDAEESARPLSGRLKVRVGGHAITYRGALTLTERAGGFTAEGQGAEVRGTGSATARVRVVLAETAGGTTLTFTATSTADGRLADIAPELSESAGRRLLDRFASALGAGGDTGTSRADAVAGTGTAAGTDQGATGATDVTGADGGSGAASGEGPPPGPGGGGASDTGSGASRGGGDGDVNPAGGGTSGRAPGAGAGVPGGDADGAPTGAEATGAPDEAGGAGGPGGAEAGASGGAASGGSGGPVESSRVPGSDSPGESGRPGPGRSADGGSADPDETDGSGGAGEAEAGADGGAGGSATGEDSSGDADLAGPDGDFGGGEFDVPLSPSELDPSVGFGATASGEGDFLVPLDPPAEAAHARRTMIGRSAEEVDHAPPRGRYAPEQAPDASGPGVALRWVAPAAALAIAGAVVVGRALRRRR; encoded by the coding sequence ATGGAGCATGAGGTGTTCATTCCGGTTCCGGCTGAGACCCTCCGCGAGGCGCTGCGGGACCATGCCCGCGTGGCGCGCTGCGTCCCCGGACTCCAGCAGGACGCGGAGGAGTCGGCGCGTCCGCTGTCGGGTCGCCTGAAGGTCCGCGTGGGCGGCCACGCGATCACCTATCGCGGCGCGCTGACGCTCACGGAGCGGGCGGGCGGTTTCACGGCGGAGGGCCAGGGCGCGGAGGTACGCGGTACGGGCTCCGCGACGGCGCGCGTCCGCGTCGTCCTCGCGGAGACCGCCGGGGGCACGACGCTCACCTTCACGGCGACGTCCACGGCGGACGGCCGCCTGGCGGACATCGCCCCGGAGCTGTCGGAGTCGGCGGGCCGGAGACTGCTGGACCGTTTCGCGTCGGCGCTGGGGGCGGGCGGCGACACCGGCACGAGCCGCGCGGATGCGGTCGCGGGGACCGGAACGGCTGCGGGGACGGACCAGGGTGCGACGGGCGCGACGGATGTGACGGGTGCGGACGGCGGTTCCGGCGCGGCCTCCGGTGAGGGGCCGCCGCCGGGCCCGGGGGGCGGGGGCGCCTCGGACACCGGGTCCGGTGCTTCCCGTGGCGGGGGCGACGGTGACGTGAATCCGGCGGGCGGGGGCACCTCCGGCCGCGCCCCGGGCGCCGGGGCCGGTGTGCCCGGCGGTGACGCCGACGGGGCACCGACCGGCGCGGAGGCCACCGGGGCCCCGGATGAGGCCGGGGGCGCCGGTGGTCCCGGAGGGGCCGAAGCGGGTGCGTCCGGCGGTGCCGCTTCGGGTGGGTCGGGGGGGCCCGTCGAGTCTTCGCGTGTTCCCGGTTCCGATTCCCCGGGTGAGTCCGGCCGGCCCGGTCCCGGCCGGTCCGCCGACGGCGGTTCCGCAGACCCGGACGAGACAGACGGCTCCGGCGGTGCCGGAGAGGCCGAAGCGGGTGCGGATGGCGGGGCCGGTGGCTCCGCGACCGGCGAGGACTCCTCCGGCGACGCCGATCTGGCGGGTCCGGATGGGGACTTCGGCGGGGGCGAGTTCGACGTACCCCTTTCGCCCTCCGAGCTTGATCCGTCCGTCGGCTTCGGGGCCACGGCCTCCGGGGAAGGGGACTTCCTCGTGCCGCTCGATCCGCCCGCCGAGGCCGCCCACGCCCGGCGGACCATGATCGGGCGCAGCGCCGAGGAGGTCGATCACGCGCCGCCGCGCGGGCGTTACGCCCCCGAGCAGGCCCCGGACGCCAGTGGCCCCGGCGTCGCGCTCCGCTGGGTCGCGCCCGCCGCCGCGCTCGCCATCGCCGGGGCCGTCGTGGTGGGGCGCGCGCTGCGGCGCAGGCGTTGA
- a CDS encoding polyamine aminopropyltransferase, whose translation MIDQSVVGPPENAVRLPVRPSAGRFLILAVVFVCAACGLVYELELVALASYLIGDSVTQASVVLSLMVFAMGLGSLLAKRLRCRAAVGFGLVEAALALLGGCSALVLYATFAWMGESRPALIGFSLAIGVLIGAEIPLLMTLIQRVSRQDAGGTVADLFAADYVGALVGGLAFPFLLLPWFGQLTGALLTGAVNVVAGGALVLWVFGRDLTGRERGLLLLVNALVLAVLGTAAVLVDDFERAARRAVYGDGVRVAVQTEVQEVVLIGGRDGPVDLYLDGRLRVSERDEFRYHEALVHPAMRGRHARVLILGGGDGLAAREVLRYPDVRSVTLVELDPGVARLARTDPALAELNRHVYDDPRLRVEYADAFAWLRERGAAGPGTPGGTGERTKDGPGGRAGPGAQPYDVVVSDLPNPGITPSTKLYSEEFYGLASRVLAEGGRLAVHAGPPSARPRTYWTVDATLRAAGFRTSPYSATGRVSGFRAGPDRVRDAQRGAGGAGVGARPDWGFLLAAVGRPPEVGLPRDAPALRSLAPPVLEAGVRGAERTRIPDLPPSTLVHPRYAG comes from the coding sequence ATGATCGACCAGTCCGTGGTCGGCCCGCCCGAGAACGCGGTCCGGCTGCCCGTCCGACCGAGCGCGGGTCGCTTCCTGATCCTCGCCGTCGTTTTCGTGTGCGCCGCGTGCGGGCTGGTGTACGAGCTGGAGCTGGTCGCCCTCGCGTCGTATCTGATCGGGGACTCGGTCACCCAGGCGTCGGTCGTCCTGTCCCTGATGGTCTTCGCGATGGGCCTCGGCTCGCTGCTCGCGAAGCGGCTGCGCTGCCGGGCGGCGGTCGGTTTCGGCCTGGTGGAGGCGGCGCTCGCGCTGCTGGGCGGCTGCTCGGCGCTGGTGCTGTACGCGACATTCGCCTGGATGGGCGAGTCGCGGCCCGCGCTGATCGGGTTCTCGCTCGCCATCGGGGTGCTCATCGGCGCGGAGATCCCGCTGCTCATGACCCTCATCCAGCGGGTCTCGCGGCAGGACGCGGGCGGGACGGTCGCCGATCTCTTCGCGGCGGACTACGTGGGCGCGCTGGTCGGCGGGCTGGCGTTCCCGTTCCTGCTGCTGCCGTGGTTCGGCCAGCTCACGGGCGCGCTGCTGACCGGCGCGGTCAATGTGGTCGCCGGCGGCGCGCTGGTGCTCTGGGTCTTCGGCCGGGATCTGACGGGCCGTGAGCGCGGACTGCTGCTGCTCGTGAACGCGCTGGTGCTCGCGGTGCTGGGCACGGCCGCCGTCCTGGTGGACGACTTCGAGCGGGCCGCGCGGCGGGCGGTGTACGGGGACGGGGTGCGGGTCGCCGTCCAGACGGAGGTCCAGGAGGTGGTCCTCATCGGCGGGCGCGACGGGCCGGTGGACCTGTATCTGGACGGGCGGCTGCGGGTCAGCGAGCGGGACGAGTTCCGGTATCACGAGGCTCTGGTGCATCCGGCGATGCGCGGGCGCCACGCGCGCGTGCTGATCCTCGGCGGCGGGGACGGGCTGGCGGCGCGGGAGGTGCTGCGGTATCCGGACGTCCGTTCGGTCACCCTCGTGGAGCTCGACCCCGGCGTGGCCCGTCTGGCGCGTACGGACCCGGCGCTGGCGGAGCTGAACCGGCATGTGTACGACGACCCCCGCCTCCGGGTGGAGTACGCGGACGCGTTCGCGTGGCTGCGGGAGCGCGGGGCGGCCGGGCCGGGGACGCCCGGCGGGACGGGAGAGCGGACGAAGGACGGGCCGGGCGGTCGGGCGGGGCCCGGGGCGCAGCCGTACGACGTGGTGGTCTCCGACCTGCCGAACCCGGGGATCACCCCGAGCACCAAGCTCTACTCGGAGGAGTTCTACGGGCTCGCGTCCCGGGTGCTGGCCGAGGGTGGGCGGCTGGCCGTGCACGCGGGGCCGCCGTCGGCCAGGCCGCGTACGTACTGGACGGTCGACGCCACCCTGCGGGCGGCGGGGTTCCGTACGAGCCCGTACAGCGCCACGGGGCGGGTCTCCGGCTTCCGGGCGGGGCCGGACCGGGTGCGCGACGCCCAGCGCGGGGCCGGCGGCGCGGGGGTGGGCGCACGGCCGGACTGGGGGTTCCTGCTGGCCGCCGTCGGCCGGCCGCCGGAGGTCGGGCTCCCCCGGGACGCGCCTGCGCTGCGGTCACTGGCGCCGCCCGTCCTGGAAGCGGGGGTACGCGGGGCGGAACGCACCCGGATACCGGATCTGCCCCCGTCGACGCTGGTGCATCCGAGGTACGCGGGGTGA
- a CDS encoding DUF2617 family protein, with protein sequence MLRTLLTAYTDTRAADLAWALGREPLPALAVLDLELTGAKVQLRLLGASHQVLVEEAQGSCSETVACIPGSSTPLPLGVAERVGDWEYEFAARVETLSQGSFAGRAQELLALVADHPNGLAGTFPGEPYAFTAMLVQRHEGQVSWRTWHAYPQEGALVVTRTRVGVRVPVAL encoded by the coding sequence ATGCTCAGAACTCTCCTTACCGCCTACACCGACACCCGTGCCGCCGACCTGGCCTGGGCCCTGGGGCGCGAACCGCTGCCCGCCCTCGCCGTCCTTGATCTCGAACTCACCGGCGCGAAGGTTCAGTTGAGGCTTCTCGGCGCCTCCCATCAGGTGCTTGTCGAGGAGGCACAGGGGAGTTGCTCCGAAACGGTGGCCTGCATCCCGGGCAGCAGTACGCCGCTGCCGCTGGGTGTCGCCGAGCGCGTGGGGGACTGGGAGTACGAATTCGCAGCCCGGGTCGAGACGTTGTCGCAGGGCTCGTTCGCGGGGCGCGCGCAGGAGTTGCTCGCGCTGGTCGCGGACCATCCGAACGGACTCGCGGGGACGTTTCCCGGTGAGCCCTACGCGTTCACCGCGATGCTCGTGCAGCGGCACGAGGGGCAGGTGTCGTGGCGTACCTGGCACGCGTATCCGCAGGAGGGGGCGCTGGTGGTGACGCGGACGCGGGTGGGGGTGCGGGTGCCGGTCGCGTTGTAG
- a CDS encoding pyridoxal phosphate-dependent aminotransferase: MTATNPPTPAASDTPAAPGRARPLLNRRLAEFGTTIFAEMSALAVRTGAINLGQGFPDTDGPEEVREAAVRALRDGRGNQYPPGPGVPELRTAIAGHQRHWYGLTYDPDTEVLVTAGATEAIAASLLALVEPGDEVIALEPYYDSYAASVALAGGTRVPVTLRPRDGAYHLDLDELRDAVTPRTRLILLNTPHNPTGTVLTREELAAVAALAVERDLLVVTDEVYEHLVFDGEHLPIASFPGMRERTVTIGSAGKTFSFTGWKVGWVTATPELVTAVRSAKQFLTYVSAGPFQYAVAEALRLPDSYFHELRDGLRAKRDLLSAGLTAAGFAVYRPAGTYFVTTDIRPLGESDGFAFCRALPERCGVVAVPNAVFYDHRSEGAPFVRFAFCKRKGVIEAAIERLSVLRKR, encoded by the coding sequence ATGACCGCCACGAATCCCCCGACACCCGCCGCGAGCGACACCCCGGCGGCGCCCGGCCGCGCCCGGCCCCTGCTCAACCGCCGCCTCGCGGAGTTCGGGACGACGATCTTCGCCGAGATGTCGGCACTGGCCGTCCGCACCGGCGCGATCAACCTGGGCCAGGGGTTTCCCGACACCGACGGGCCCGAGGAGGTCCGGGAGGCGGCGGTACGGGCGCTGCGCGACGGCCGCGGCAACCAGTACCCGCCGGGCCCCGGCGTCCCCGAGCTGCGCACCGCGATCGCCGGCCACCAGCGGCACTGGTACGGCCTGACGTACGACCCCGACACCGAGGTCCTGGTCACGGCGGGCGCCACCGAGGCGATCGCAGCGTCCCTGCTGGCCCTGGTCGAGCCCGGCGACGAGGTGATCGCCCTGGAGCCGTACTACGACTCGTACGCCGCCTCCGTCGCCCTCGCGGGCGGCACCCGCGTGCCCGTGACCCTGCGGCCCCGCGACGGGGCGTACCACCTGGACCTGGACGAGCTGCGCGACGCGGTCACCCCGCGTACCCGGCTGATCCTCCTCAACACCCCGCACAACCCGACCGGCACGGTCCTCACCCGCGAGGAGCTGGCGGCCGTGGCGGCGCTGGCCGTCGAGCGGGATCTGCTGGTCGTCACCGACGAGGTGTACGAACACCTGGTCTTCGACGGCGAGCACCTGCCGATCGCGTCGTTCCCGGGAATGCGCGAACGGACGGTCACCATCGGGAGCGCGGGCAAGACGTTCTCGTTCACGGGGTGGAAGGTCGGCTGGGTGACGGCCACCCCGGAGCTGGTGACGGCGGTCCGGTCGGCGAAGCAGTTCCTGACGTACGTCTCGGCGGGCCCGTTCCAGTACGCCGTGGCCGAGGCGCTCCGCCTCCCCGACAGCTACTTCCACGAGCTCCGCGACGGCCTGCGGGCCAAGCGCGACCTGCTGTCGGCGGGCCTCACGGCGGCGGGTTTCGCGGTCTACCGCCCGGCGGGCACGTACTTCGTCACGACGGACATCCGCCCCCTCGGCGAGAGCGACGGCTTCGCCTTCTGCCGGGCGCTGCCGGAACGGTGCGGCGTGGTGGCCGTACCGAACGCCGTCTTCTACGACCACCGGTCCGAGGGCGCGCCCTTCGTACGGTTCGCGTTCTGCAAGCGGAAGGGTGTGATAGAAGCAGCAATCGAAAGGTTGTCTGTGCTGCGGAAACGCTGA
- a CDS encoding GntR family transcriptional regulator, which produces MPEIDHESPTPVYRQIAALIVQEIESGALPVNRKIPSESALTQRFGVARETARNAVKHLREAGWVFTVPQRGTYVAEPGGPAGEDEHQGD; this is translated from the coding sequence ATGCCTGAGATCGACCACGAGTCGCCCACGCCGGTGTACCGGCAGATTGCCGCCTTGATCGTTCAGGAGATCGAGAGTGGCGCCCTTCCGGTGAACCGGAAAATCCCTTCTGAGTCCGCCTTGACTCAACGCTTCGGCGTGGCCCGGGAGACCGCCCGAAACGCGGTAAAGCACCTGCGGGAAGCGGGCTGGGTTTTCACCGTGCCTCAGCGCGGAACGTACGTTGCGGAACCGGGCGGGCCAGCCGGCGAGGACGAGCACCAGGGCGACTAG
- a CDS encoding NUDIX hydrolase, giving the protein MGTSDALLLVRCEMQRHRSGDHAVLVVFVPDASGRAAWVLWRGQHTFDVEVMDPCPARNQSDACPLFADHTGAHPFRDADINRAALRRQAGMERVRLNKAEIISRYRAGESMNKLASAFGVYPMWLAARFDAWREPRRDMSAAQRLRRVSERPPVAPAPPDAPLATNGPAGSTPAPTREIPPMAHGDIHRAEQPRRRIGAVVLVRNNAGDVLLVKPTYKEGWQLPGGAAHQGEKVSDAAARELKEETGLNIDVTHFVALDHVPANEETGSPEGFNVVCNGGTLTAQDAANVAVPEDAAKELSSLRWVPLAELDSHALPYQERRIRQAVAAIEQGLQLPLLFVGEPAGD; this is encoded by the coding sequence GTGGGCACCAGTGATGCGCTGCTTTTGGTGCGCTGCGAGATGCAAAGGCACCGCAGCGGAGACCACGCGGTTCTCGTTGTGTTCGTACCCGACGCGTCCGGCCGCGCGGCGTGGGTGCTCTGGCGGGGCCAGCACACGTTCGACGTAGAAGTCATGGACCCGTGCCCGGCGCGGAACCAGTCCGATGCCTGTCCGCTGTTCGCCGACCACACCGGGGCTCATCCGTTCCGGGACGCGGACATCAACCGCGCGGCACTGCGACGTCAGGCAGGGATGGAGCGCGTCCGGCTCAACAAGGCCGAGATCATCTCGCGGTACCGCGCCGGCGAGTCCATGAACAAGCTCGCGTCCGCATTCGGTGTGTACCCCATGTGGCTCGCTGCCCGGTTCGACGCGTGGAGGGAACCCCGGCGGGACATGTCCGCCGCGCAGAGGCTCCGCCGCGTGAGTGAACGACCGCCGGTAGCCCCTGCCCCACCAGACGCCCCGTTGGCCACCAACGGCCCGGCGGGGTCAACACCCGCACCGACGAGAGAGATTCCACCCATGGCACACGGCGACATCCACCGCGCAGAACAGCCCCGGCGACGCATCGGGGCCGTGGTCCTCGTCCGCAACAACGCGGGAGACGTGCTGTTGGTCAAGCCCACCTACAAGGAGGGGTGGCAGCTTCCCGGTGGGGCTGCCCACCAGGGCGAGAAGGTGAGCGACGCGGCGGCCCGCGAATTGAAGGAAGAGACCGGGCTCAACATCGATGTCACGCACTTTGTTGCGCTGGATCACGTGCCCGCCAACGAGGAGACCGGCTCGCCCGAGGGCTTCAACGTCGTCTGCAACGGCGGGACTTTGACGGCCCAAGATGCCGCGAACGTTGCCGTCCCCGAGGACGCCGCGAAGGAACTGTCCTCGCTCCGGTGGGTTCCGCTCGCCGAACTCGACTCGCACGCCCTGCCCTACCAGGAACGGCGTATCCGTCAGGCCGTGGCCGCCATCGAACAGGGGCTTCAACTGCCGTTGCTGTTCGTGGGCGAACCGGCCGGCGACTAG
- a CDS encoding DUF7848 domain-containing protein, translating into MEDPSPDHPPAEALERLIGELVDYFARSGSDVMRSRHRFFGWTITPNTEPDAPPTLHLFRCTTEDEQGNPCGAESPESEMFEVAQKWPFEHMKEVPEHTGYEQVLRRPWGMVRGDPV; encoded by the coding sequence GTGGAAGATCCCTCGCCCGACCACCCCCCTGCGGAAGCCCTGGAACGGCTCATTGGGGAACTGGTTGACTACTTCGCACGCAGTGGGAGTGACGTGATGCGCTCGCGACACCGGTTCTTCGGCTGGACGATTACGCCCAATACCGAGCCCGACGCGCCCCCGACTCTGCATCTGTTTCGGTGCACCACGGAAGACGAGCAAGGCAACCCGTGTGGTGCCGAGTCTCCCGAATCCGAAATGTTCGAGGTGGCGCAGAAGTGGCCGTTCGAGCACATGAAGGAAGTGCCCGAGCACACCGGATACGAACAGGTGTTACGGCGACCGTGGGGCATGGTGCGCGGAGACCCGGTATGA
- a CDS encoding helix-turn-helix domain-containing protein, whose amino-acid sequence MTAETDIRENVKKLRRTGGMSQEGLAAASGLSVSTVQKVEQGGHVLTETLHAIARGLGVPTSTLFTAGSPAPVVGDETTRQSLVPLRMALMPPMGLEGVLNKSVPTGEELTGLRRKILDTHALYRADKFDSVAKDLPSLLSNADAAVQLTEGNEKRHATVTHSLALLVAGKYLTQVRQYDMAYHALAEGIRLARQAEERQTAATGVVGMCWLLLRQDRFSECHQLATTTAELMEPRMTEADSGRVGLWGELWMRAAAASIRDNQPNDAKEARRMVARAAGGMTREDQAFPSTWGGFGPVTAAIKAVEDCLVSGDSAADARAVIARSEEGVLAPEGLKRVGKPQGANWARHRLDVSRAHTILGAHQDAMNELVDIKNDRAEWMRHQPMARRVMSDVLKSRKRTLTDEMREMASFLGVVA is encoded by the coding sequence ATGACAGCCGAAACCGACATCCGAGAGAACGTCAAAAAGTTGAGGCGCACGGGTGGAATGAGCCAAGAGGGCTTGGCCGCCGCTTCCGGGTTGTCCGTGAGCACCGTGCAAAAGGTGGAGCAGGGCGGACACGTCCTGACCGAGACTCTGCACGCAATTGCGCGGGGGCTCGGCGTGCCAACATCCACTCTCTTCACCGCTGGTTCGCCGGCCCCTGTGGTCGGTGACGAGACCACACGACAGAGCCTTGTCCCCCTCCGGATGGCGCTCATGCCACCGATGGGTCTTGAGGGGGTCTTGAACAAGTCGGTCCCTACCGGGGAGGAGTTGACGGGACTACGCCGCAAGATCCTTGACACACATGCGCTCTACAGGGCCGACAAGTTCGATTCGGTCGCAAAGGATCTACCCTCGCTGCTGTCCAACGCAGATGCGGCAGTCCAGTTGACGGAGGGCAACGAGAAGCGCCACGCCACCGTTACGCACTCACTCGCGCTACTGGTTGCCGGAAAGTACCTGACGCAAGTTCGTCAGTACGACATGGCGTACCACGCGCTTGCCGAAGGTATCCGGCTCGCTCGGCAGGCGGAAGAACGGCAAACCGCCGCAACGGGCGTGGTCGGCATGTGCTGGTTGTTGCTCAGGCAAGATCGTTTCAGCGAGTGCCACCAGCTCGCCACCACGACGGCCGAACTGATGGAACCGCGCATGACGGAAGCCGACAGCGGGCGCGTTGGGCTCTGGGGTGAACTGTGGATGCGAGCGGCTGCCGCGTCGATCCGGGACAACCAACCGAACGACGCGAAGGAAGCTCGGCGCATGGTGGCGCGGGCAGCCGGAGGGATGACCAGGGAAGACCAGGCGTTCCCCTCTACGTGGGGCGGTTTCGGGCCTGTTACCGCTGCGATCAAGGCCGTTGAAGACTGTCTCGTCAGTGGCGACAGTGCCGCCGACGCTCGCGCAGTGATCGCACGCTCCGAAGAAGGTGTGTTGGCGCCCGAGGGCCTTAAGCGGGTCGGCAAGCCACAGGGTGCCAACTGGGCGCGTCACCGGCTCGACGTGTCCCGAGCCCACACGATCCTCGGGGCACATCAAGACGCCATGAACGAATTGGTGGACATCAAGAACGACCGAGCCGAGTGGATGAGGCATCAGCCGATGGCACGACGAGTCATGTCCGACGTGCTCAAGTCCCGAAAGCGGACGCTGACTGACGAGATGCGCGAGATGGCGTCATTCCTTGGGGTTGTCGCGTAG